Proteins encoded together in one Carassius auratus strain Wakin unplaced genomic scaffold, ASM336829v1 scaf_tig00002576, whole genome shotgun sequence window:
- the LOC113069891 gene encoding alpha/beta hydrolase domain-containing protein 17A → MNGLSVSELCCLFCCPPCPSRIAAKLAFLPPEPTYALLPDPEAGPVPAGPTGTSSLRSRGGGGGGGSSVGGGNATGEGRWKLHLTERAEFQYSQRELDVTEVFLTRSSRGNRVGCMYIRCAPSARFTVLFSHGNAVDLGQMSSFYIGLGTRINCNIFSYDYSGYGVSTGKPSEKNLYADIDAAWQALRSRYGISPENIILYGQSIGTVPTVDLASRYECAAVILHSPLTSGMRVAFPDTKKTYCFDAFPNIEKVSKITSPVLIIHGTEDEVIDFSHGLALYERCPKAVEPLWVEGAGHNDIELYSQYLERLRRFIGQELAAQHA, encoded by the exons ATGAATGGGCTTTCTGTGAGTGAGCTGTGCTGCCTGTTCTGTTGCCCCCCCTGCCCCAGCCGTATTGCTGCCAAGCTTGCCTTCCTGCCTCCTGAACCTACCTATGCCCTCCTGCCTGATCCGGAGGCCGGGCCGGTACCTGCCGGACCCACGGGGACGTCAAGCCTCCGGTCCCGGggaggaggtggtggtggtggcaGTTCGGTTGGGGGAGGGAATGCCACAGGCGAGGGGCGCTGGAAGCTCCACCTCACAGAGCGGGCAGAATTCCAGTATTCCCAACGGGAGCTGGATGTTACGGAAGTGTTCCTGACTCGATCTAGTAGGGGGAACAGAGTGGGCTGCATGTATATTCGCTGTGCCCCCTCTGCCAG GTTCACCGTCTTGTTCTCTCATGGTAATGCAGTGGATCTAGGCCAGATGAGCAGCTTCTATATTGGCCTGGGCACTCGCATCAATTGTAACATATTCTCCTATGATTACTCCGGCTATGGGGTCAGTACGGGGAAGCCCTCAGAAAAGAATTTGTATGCAGACATAGACGCAGCGTGGCAGGCTCTACGCTCACG ATATGGCATCAGCCCAGAGAATATTATCCTTTATGGACAGAGCATTGGCACGGTGCCCACGGTGGACCTGGCATCACGATACGAGTGTGCGGCTGTGATTCTCCACTCCCCTCTCACCTCCGGCATGAGGGTGGCCTTCCCTGACACTAAGAAGACTTACTGCTTTGACGCATTTCCCAA CATTGAGAAAGTTTCTAAAATCACGTCTCCAGTGTTGATCATCCATGGGACGGAGGACGAGGTGATCGATTTTTCCCACGGGCTGGCCCTGTACGAGCGCTGCCCCAAAGCTGTAGAGCCGCTGTGGGTGGAGGGGGCTGGACACAACGACATCGAACTGTACAGCCAATACCTGGAACGGCTGCGTCGTTTCATCGGACAGGAATTGGCCGCACAACACGCCTAA